From the genome of Pueribacillus theae, one region includes:
- a CDS encoding MFS transporter, translated as MDKTSLVNNRDSMEPWRMLGWLFATQVLVAFVGRSLAPLGVLIGEDLSLSKAQIGMLPAALFFGQMVASIPAGLLADRVESRKLLLMLSFCLGLGFLLTTVSFSFVFVLILIAVGGLGYGTMHPASNKGILYWFEARKRGTAMGIKQMGVTFGSALSALLLLPIASLWGWRAALIGAAILLMLVGLLAFRFYHEPVMRDEENQSGDRIHFLSSLLKMFKHKPLLLVSIGATGLNGSQMMLNTYLVLFAYQKLNYSLFLSGILLVISEVSGSFGRVGWGIISDRLFNGRRIIILMIIATITGCVSFAVAMLPAHTPFWAMVPVTIIFGFCVSGFNGIWMNVATELVPREQAGAASGFSIMLGSWGTVIGPPLFGFIVDKTGDFSFGWLFLSFIMVVVMVLLISTSMLLKKIRK; from the coding sequence ATGGATAAGACCTCTTTAGTGAATAATAGGGATTCAATGGAGCCTTGGCGGATGCTTGGATGGCTGTTTGCGACACAGGTACTTGTTGCTTTTGTCGGAAGAAGCCTTGCACCTCTCGGTGTTCTTATAGGTGAAGATTTATCACTTTCAAAAGCGCAAATCGGGATGCTTCCCGCTGCGCTTTTTTTCGGACAAATGGTTGCTTCGATCCCGGCCGGGCTTCTCGCTGATCGTGTGGAGTCGCGCAAATTGCTGCTTATGCTGAGTTTTTGTTTAGGGCTTGGGTTTTTGCTGACGACGGTGAGTTTTTCGTTTGTTTTCGTGCTCATATTAATTGCTGTTGGCGGCTTAGGCTACGGTACAATGCATCCTGCTTCAAACAAGGGAATTCTTTATTGGTTTGAAGCAAGGAAACGCGGAACCGCAATGGGGATTAAGCAAATGGGGGTTACGTTTGGTTCAGCGCTTTCGGCGCTTTTGCTTTTGCCAATTGCAAGCCTATGGGGATGGCGGGCGGCTTTAATTGGTGCGGCCATCCTATTAATGCTTGTCGGCTTGTTGGCGTTTCGATTTTACCATGAACCTGTCATGCGGGATGAAGAAAATCAATCGGGAGACCGTATACATTTTTTGTCCTCTTTACTTAAAATGTTTAAACATAAACCCCTGCTTTTAGTCAGTATTGGAGCCACAGGCCTGAATGGAAGCCAGATGATGCTAAATACGTACCTTGTCTTATTCGCCTATCAGAAACTAAACTATAGCTTATTTTTATCAGGGATTTTACTCGTCATTTCTGAAGTAAGCGGCTCATTTGGGCGGGTCGGATGGGGGATCATTAGCGATCGGTTATTCAATGGCAGAAGGATAATTATTTTGATGATCATTGCAACCATAACGGGGTGTGTTTCATTTGCTGTCGCAATGCTTCCAGCCCATACGCCGTTTTGGGCAATGGTTCCGGTTACGATCATTTTTGGCTTTTGTGTGTCAGGGTTTAATGGCATATGGATGAATGTCGCGACAGAGCTTGTTCCAAGGGAGCAGGCAGGGGCAGCAAGTGGTTTTAGTATCATGCTTGGTTCGTGGGGAACGGTTATCGGACCGCCTCTGTTCGGCTTCATTGTTGATAAGACGGGTGACTTTTCTTTTGGCTGGTTATTCCTTTCTTTCATTATGGTTGTTGTTATGGTGTTGTTAATTTCCACAAGTATGCTTTTGAAAAAAATAAGAAAATGA
- a CDS encoding ABC transporter permease → MKRHHLIQILIILSLIIVYEIATRMEWLDSFTFIPFSTMFMAMIDNFKDPGFVMNHFGTTVMEIVISFVGAVILGILFGIVLWRFDLIHHILQPYLMLFYAIPFFALYPIFISILGVGPVPVIMIGLFFSLPAVIVNTALGFREIRKVLVKVGQSFNLTFRQMLVHIYFPAAWPFIFTGIKLAIAYSIIGVIATEFILSARGLGYTISFAYNNFDLEGMYSSVLLVILIALIVNFVLGYIESLLYKRNL, encoded by the coding sequence ATGAAACGTCATCATCTCATACAAATTCTTATTATCTTATCGTTAATCATAGTCTATGAAATTGCCACGAGAATGGAATGGCTGGATTCCTTTACGTTTATTCCTTTTTCTACTATGTTTATGGCAATGATTGATAATTTTAAAGATCCCGGGTTTGTCATGAACCATTTTGGCACAACCGTAATGGAAATTGTGATAAGTTTCGTGGGTGCTGTCATTCTGGGTATTCTTTTCGGAATTGTGTTATGGCGCTTTGATCTTATCCATCACATTCTCCAGCCTTATCTCATGCTGTTTTATGCCATTCCTTTTTTTGCTTTATATCCCATTTTTATAAGCATCCTAGGGGTTGGCCCGGTTCCTGTCATTATGATTGGGCTTTTCTTTTCATTGCCGGCAGTGATTGTCAACACAGCGCTTGGATTCCGTGAAATCAGAAAGGTATTAGTGAAGGTAGGCCAATCGTTTAATCTTACATTTCGCCAAATGCTTGTACACATTTATTTTCCTGCAGCGTGGCCGTTTATTTTTACCGGCATCAAGCTTGCCATCGCCTACTCGATCATCGGCGTTATTGCTACAGAATTTATTTTGTCTGCGCGCGGATTAGGCTATACCATCTCTTTCGCCTATAATAACTTTGATTTAGAAGGAATGTACAGTTCTGTACTTCTCGTTATCCTGATTGCTTTGATCGTTAATTTTGTGCTTGGCTATATTGAATCCTTATTGTATAAAAGGAACTTATGA
- a CDS encoding ABC transporter ATP-binding protein yields the protein MTEPLLKVENLTKIYKTETKETVAIKDIDFTVQKGEFVSIVGPSGCGKTTLLEILSGLRQATTGAVKIKDQVVTGPQSSIGIVFQEESTFPWRTVVENVEFGLLMQGKPKKESREKAIDMIELVGLKGFENSYPNELSGGMRQRVAIARTLVTQPEIVVMDEPFGALDEQTRLILGGELLKIVDRTKATIVLVTHSIQEAALLSDKIVVLSARPGRIKNLIESKLPKPRDAQALTTPEFAEITQTLWSNLEEESLTKTNENNKIGS from the coding sequence ATGACAGAACCATTATTAAAGGTTGAAAATTTAACAAAAATCTATAAAACGGAAACAAAAGAAACCGTTGCGATCAAAGATATCGACTTTACAGTACAAAAAGGGGAATTTGTATCAATTGTCGGGCCGAGCGGATGTGGTAAAACGACATTGTTGGAAATATTGAGCGGGCTGCGCCAAGCTACGACAGGAGCAGTAAAAATTAAGGATCAGGTTGTCACAGGTCCCCAAAGCTCGATTGGGATCGTATTCCAGGAAGAATCGACCTTTCCTTGGAGAACAGTCGTAGAAAATGTAGAATTTGGACTTCTCATGCAAGGGAAGCCGAAAAAGGAATCGAGAGAGAAAGCGATTGATATGATCGAGCTGGTCGGATTAAAGGGATTTGAAAACTCCTACCCGAATGAATTATCAGGCGGAATGAGGCAAAGAGTGGCAATTGCACGGACATTAGTCACTCAACCTGAAATTGTAGTCATGGATGAACCATTCGGTGCGTTGGATGAGCAGACTCGCTTAATTTTGGGGGGCGAACTTCTGAAAATCGTTGATCGTACAAAAGCTACGATCGTCCTTGTTACCCACAGTATCCAAGAGGCTGCACTTCTATCAGATAAAATCGTCGTATTATCGGCCCGCCCTGGAAGAATTAAAAATTTAATTGAGAGTAAGCTTCCAAAGCCGAGAGATGCCCAAGCACTGACTACTCCGGAATTCGCTGAAATTACACAAACACTCTGGTCAAACCTTGAAGAAGAATCGTTAACCAAAACTAATGAAAATAATAAGATTGGATCGTAG
- a CDS encoding ABC transporter permease yields MKSNTSFEKWSTIGRWLVPVILVILWELIYIMLGEPAMASPWQSVVNLSENFGNWLQDIGNTLLTLLISFVISALVGSILGFFIGLSPFWTKTLSPLVLGLYSIPKVTLYPIFLLIFGLTISGRVAFSVFHGIFPIMIICMEATRAIPAIYLKLAKSYQMSFFQKAKNILIPAIMPQLVVGLRMCFSLCFLGLILAEMFASYEGLGHRLVHYMSLNQPSSILALILIIVFIAFFFTFLFLIWQERNERKIGKSKVNAV; encoded by the coding sequence TTGAAATCGAATACTTCTTTTGAAAAATGGTCAACAATCGGGAGATGGCTAGTACCTGTCATTCTAGTTATCCTTTGGGAACTAATTTATATCATGCTGGGAGAACCGGCAATGGCTTCTCCTTGGCAAAGCGTCGTTAACTTGAGCGAGAACTTTGGAAATTGGCTGCAGGATATTGGAAACACATTGTTAACGCTGCTAATTTCATTTGTCATTTCCGCGTTAGTCGGGTCAATTTTAGGCTTTTTTATTGGACTAAGCCCTTTCTGGACGAAGACGCTGTCTCCGCTTGTACTTGGTTTATATTCAATCCCGAAAGTTACGTTATATCCGATTTTTCTTTTAATCTTCGGTTTAACCATTTCAGGCCGGGTCGCGTTTTCGGTATTCCATGGCATTTTTCCGATCATGATTATTTGTATGGAAGCAACAAGAGCCATTCCTGCAATTTATCTCAAACTGGCAAAATCGTATCAAATGTCTTTTTTCCAAAAAGCAAAGAATATCCTCATTCCTGCAATTATGCCACAATTGGTGGTCGGTCTCCGAATGTGTTTTAGCCTTTGCTTTTTAGGATTAATCTTGGCTGAAATGTTCGCTTCCTATGAAGGATTGGGACATCGTCTCGTCCATTATATGTCACTTAACCAACCTTCTTCTATTCTAGCGCTTATTCTCATTATCGTGTTTATCGCGTTTTTCTTTACGTTTCTCTTTCTTATTTGGCAGGAGAGAAATGAACGCAAGATTGGGAAAAGCAAGGTTAATGCGGTTTAA
- a CDS encoding ABC transporter substrate-binding protein has product MIGLQTIKKYVFGIFTFVILASILVACGGKDSGSSKETTEGGKKKIDEIEIAVTHYPTGLYAVPYNVGMEKGFFEEEGIKIKNVIGSGGGGTTVRNVLSGDLPFGDVATSAVLQSYLAGAPLKIVSGGVQSLADLVYVTRKDEGFEKVEDLAGKAWGITNPGSVTETSSHLAFQNAGLNPKDINVVAAGGLSEGLTLLKAGEIDAAPMLEPTYSVQKDDWKTLFRVSESVPNYQQSVIITSPQLIKENPDLVKRFVNAYQKSVDWIYENEEEAAKIFAKSAEIDESASIEAIKDLSAEKHWSAKIETDSMNNVIKGMQLGGTLEKGSEIKWEEVLDMSFLPDEKKLDPSSLDTNK; this is encoded by the coding sequence ATGATCGGCTTACAAACAATAAAAAAATATGTATTTGGCATATTTACATTCGTAATTTTGGCTTCTATTCTGGTGGCGTGCGGAGGGAAAGATTCCGGCTCTAGCAAAGAAACAACAGAGGGTGGCAAAAAGAAAATTGATGAAATAGAGATCGCTGTCACGCATTATCCTACGGGATTGTATGCAGTTCCATATAATGTTGGGATGGAAAAAGGTTTTTTTGAAGAAGAGGGAATCAAAATTAAAAACGTTATCGGAAGCGGTGGCGGTGGCACTACTGTCCGTAACGTGTTATCTGGGGATCTTCCTTTTGGTGATGTGGCAACTTCTGCCGTTCTCCAGTCTTATCTCGCTGGAGCACCATTAAAAATTGTCAGCGGCGGCGTGCAAAGTCTAGCAGACCTAGTCTATGTAACACGCAAAGACGAAGGGTTCGAAAAAGTAGAAGATTTGGCTGGAAAAGCATGGGGAATTACGAATCCTGGCTCAGTAACTGAAACTTCTTCCCATCTCGCTTTTCAAAATGCCGGCCTTAATCCAAAAGACATTAACGTTGTTGCTGCTGGCGGCCTAAGTGAAGGCTTGACTTTGCTTAAAGCAGGAGAAATCGACGCTGCACCAATGCTGGAACCAACCTATTCCGTACAAAAAGATGATTGGAAAACGCTGTTCCGCGTTTCTGAATCTGTACCAAATTATCAACAAAGCGTCATTATTACAAGCCCACAGCTAATTAAGGAAAATCCGGATCTTGTGAAACGCTTCGTTAACGCTTATCAAAAATCAGTTGACTGGATATACGAAAACGAAGAGGAAGCGGCAAAAATCTTCGCGAAATCTGCTGAAATCGATGAGTCTGCATCAATTGAAGCGATTAAAGACTTGTCTGCAGAGAAACATTGGAGCGCTAAAATTGAAACAGATTCAATGAATAATGTGATAAAGGGAATGCAATTAGGTGGTACGTTGGAAAAAGGATCGGAAATTAAATGGGAAGAAGTATTAGATATGAGTTTCTTGCCTGATGAGAAAAAATTAGATCCTTCATCCCTTGACACAAATAAGTAA
- a CDS encoding CaiB/BaiF CoA transferase family protein, which yields MTEQQERLPLEGIRVLELGTLLAGPFTGRLLGDFGAEVIKIEAPDKADPMRQWGKQKDGIGLWWPIQSRNKKSITLNLRDEEGQEVFKDLVKKADIIVENFRPGTLEKWNLSYETLSELNPGIILTRTSGFGQTGPYKSRAGFGSVGEAMGGLRYVTGFPDRPPTRIGISIGDTLAAMFATIGTLTALNERHRSGKGQVVDTALYEAVFSVMESIIPDYLLADYIRERTGNILPGIAPSNIYATKDETYIVIGANADGVFKRLAEAMGMPELAEDEKYATHRARGENMKELDLLIEKWTKTLPAKEVLDLLAEKGVPSGLIYSAKDIVEDPHYKERDMIITAEHPELGEFPMPGIVPKLGRTPGKVRHVGAEVMGKHNEEIYGKLLNYSEEKMNELKEKEII from the coding sequence ATGACTGAACAACAAGAAAGATTGCCTTTGGAAGGGATTCGAGTGCTTGAACTTGGAACATTGTTAGCTGGTCCATTTACTGGCCGCTTGCTGGGTGATTTCGGTGCCGAAGTTATTAAAATTGAAGCTCCCGACAAAGCGGACCCGATGAGGCAATGGGGGAAACAAAAAGATGGAATCGGATTATGGTGGCCGATTCAATCTCGGAATAAAAAATCGATCACACTAAATTTACGGGATGAAGAAGGGCAAGAAGTTTTTAAGGATTTGGTCAAAAAAGCCGATATTATCGTTGAAAATTTCCGCCCTGGCACATTGGAAAAATGGAATCTCTCTTATGAAACGCTATCAGAATTAAATCCGGGAATTATTTTAACAAGGACATCGGGATTCGGCCAAACTGGGCCGTACAAAAGCCGGGCAGGATTCGGAAGCGTTGGGGAAGCGATGGGCGGCCTTCGCTATGTTACTGGGTTTCCCGATCGCCCGCCGACAAGAATCGGAATATCTATCGGCGATACGTTAGCGGCGATGTTTGCGACAATTGGGACGCTTACAGCACTCAATGAACGGCACCGTTCAGGAAAAGGGCAAGTCGTAGACACCGCTTTGTATGAAGCCGTTTTTTCTGTGATGGAAAGCATTATTCCCGATTACTTGCTTGCAGATTATATCCGCGAAAGAACGGGGAATATATTGCCAGGCATTGCGCCTTCCAATATATACGCCACAAAAGATGAAACGTACATCGTTATCGGGGCGAATGCGGATGGCGTGTTTAAGCGGCTCGCTGAGGCAATGGGCATGCCTGAACTGGCGGAAGACGAGAAATACGCAACCCATCGAGCTAGAGGAGAAAATATGAAAGAACTTGATTTGCTTATTGAAAAATGGACGAAGACCCTTCCAGCAAAGGAAGTTCTGGATTTGTTAGCGGAAAAAGGCGTGCCATCCGGGTTAATCTATTCAGCGAAAGATATTGTTGAGGATCCACATTATAAGGAAAGAGATATGATTATCACTGCAGAGCATCCGGAGCTTGGTGAATTCCCGATGCCGGGAATCGTTCCGAAACTGGGAAGAACGCCTGGAAAAGTAAGGCATGTCGGTGCAGAAGTGATGGGTAAACATAATGAAGAAATTTACGGAAAGCTGCTAAATTATTCAGAGGAGAAGATGAACGAGTTAAAGGAAAAAGAAATTATTTAA